CAGGTGAGCGCGGCCGATGAAGCGCTGCAGGAGCTGGCGCTGCAGGAGCCGACGCTCGGATTGATTCCGTTGATCGGCTTGGCCAAGCGCGAGGAGGAGGTGTTCGTGCGCGGGCGCTCCGAGCCTTTGCACCTGTCTCGGCGTTCTCCTTCGCTGCGCCTGCTGCAACAGATCCGGGATGAGGCGCATCGGACGGCGGTGACGTACAACCGGAAGCGGCGGACGATGCGGACGGTGACGTCGGAGCTGCTCAAGATCCCGGGCGTGGGGCCGCAGAAGCGGCGGGTGTTGCTGCAGGCTTTCGGATCGCTGCAGGGGGTGAAAGAGGCTTCTGTTTCGGATATTGCTGCGTTGGAAGGGTTCTCGGAGGCTTCGGCGAAGCGGATACTGGAGGCCTTGCTAAGGGATACGGGAGAAACGCAGTCGTAAGTTGTAAGTTGTGAGTTGTAAGTCTTTTGGATGCGAGATGCGGGGCGTTGTTTCTCATTACTCACGACTCATGACTCACCACTGCTTTTTATGATGACCTGGTCCCTCCACTGCAGCGTCTGCCCCTACTCCCAGGCTGACGGCAGCCGCCTCGCCTCGCTTTGCCCCGATTGCGGGCAGCCGCTCATGGTTTCGTATGCGAAGCCTGTGTCTCGCTCAGCCGTTGGCACCGATGCCTCGCTGTGGCGATACCGTGCAGCGCTTCCGCTGCTGGATACGGAGCAACCGGTCTCCCTCGGCGAGGGGATGACTCCGCAGGTCGAGTTGCCGCACTTGGCGCGCGAGATCGGCGTGCGGCGGCTGTGGGTAAAGGACGAGGGCATCAACCCGACGGCGAGCTTCAAGGCGCGCGGCCTCATGATGGCGGTGACGCGGGCCAAGCATCTCGGCCTGCCGGGCGTGTGCGTGCCCACGGCCGGCAATGCCGGCATCGCGTTGGCGGCCTATGCGGCCGCGGCCCAGATGCCGTGCCGGATCTACGCACCCGACACCACGCCGCCGCCGATCCTGGGCTCGATACGTGCGCTGGGGGCCGATCTGCAGACGGTGCCGGGACATATCGGTGACGCCGGCAAGGCAACGATGGCCTTCGCGAAGGAGAGCGGCTACTTCAACGTCGCTACGGTGCGCGAGCCGTATCGCGTGGAAGGGATGAAGACGATGGGCTACGAGGTCGCGGACCAGCTCGGTTGGCGGTTGCCGGATGCGATCGTGTATCCCACGGGCGGTGGCGAGGGGACGATCGGAATCTGGAAGGCCATCAATGAGATGATCGGCTGGGGCTGGCTGCCGGCAGACACGGCCAAGCCGCGGATGTTCATCGCGCAGGCGGCCGGCTGTGCGCCGCTGGTGCGGGCCTTCGCAGCGGGTGAGGAGAAGGCGACGCCGTGGGAGAATCCGTCCACGCACGCGAGTGGCCTTCGTGTTCCGGGCCCGCTCGGCGACCGGCTCACCTTGAAGGCGTTGCGTGAGAGCAAGGGCGACGCCGAGGCCGTTTCTGAGGAGCGGATCAAGGCGAGCACGTTTCTGCTGGCCTCGCGCTCTGGTATTGACGCGGCGCCAGAGGGCGGCGCGGCGCTCGAGGCCACGCGCCAGTTGGTTTCGTCTGGGCGGCTCGCTGCGGACGCCGAGGTTGTGGTGTTCAACACTGGCTCCGGGGCGAGTTACCGCTGGTAGGGTTGGATTGGAGCGCTGAAGTTTTGCCACAGAGGCACAGAGACACAGAGGGTTCACTGCGCACGTTGGCCTCTGCGTCTAGAGTAGCGGCAACTTCTAGGGGGGCTCGGCGAACAGGTCTGTCCGCCAGGCCCCCCTAGGTGTGTCTCAGAGCTCGTGCACGGAGGGTCCGTCGGCCACATACCCCTCTGTGTCTCTGTGCCTCTGTGGCAACACCAGTTTGCTATCTATTGAGCATATGCCCAGCCAACGGGCGCAGTCTCTCCATCAGAAACACGCGCAGCTCATCGGGCATATCGCCGGCAGCAATGGCGCGCTCCATGCACCAGAGCCACTGCTCGACCTCACGCCGGCCAATCGCAAAGGGCAGGTGCCGCGCTCGGAGCATCGGGTGGCCGTACTTCTCGACATAGAGTTGCGGGCCGCCGAGCCAGCCGCTGAGGTAGAGGAAGAGCTTCTCGCGTGAGGCCTTGAGGCTCGCGGCGTGGAGGGCGCGCACGTCGGCGGCCTCGGGCGAGGTGTCCATCAGGTCGTAGAAGCGCTCCACAAGTTGGCGGACGCCGGCTTCGCCGCCGATCAAGGCGTAGGGCAGGTTCTCTGGGCCAATGGCGGTCACAGCTGCAATCTAGTGGACCGCGCCCTGGAGCTTGGCGGCATTCTCGCGCGGCGCGCGGGCGCTAGATTTGCCGCGTATGACCCGCATCGCCATCCTCGACCCCATGTCCGGCATCGCCGGCGACATGTGCCTCGGCGCGCTCATCGACTGTGGGCTCGATGAGTCGTTCATCCGCGAGCTGCCGCAGACGCTCGGCATCGTCGACATCGGCGTGAAGATCGAACGCGTGAGCCGCGGGCAGATTGCCTGCACCAAGGTGGACTTCACGATCCCGCCGCAGCCGCACGGGCGGCACCTCAAGCATATCAAGGCGATTGTCGAGGCGACGCCGGCGCCGGAGGCGGTCAAGCAGAAGGCGATTCAATGCTTCACGCTGATCACCGAGTGCGAGGCGGCGATCCATGGGACCACGGTGGAGAAGGTGCATCTGCACGAGGTCGGCAGTGTGGACGCGATCCTTGATATCGTCGGGACGATCTG
This is a stretch of genomic DNA from Gemmatimonadaceae bacterium. It encodes these proteins:
- a CDS encoding group II truncated hemoglobin; amino-acid sequence: MGPENLPYALIGGEAGVRQLVERFYDLMDTSPEAADVRALHAASLKASREKLFLYLSGWLGGPQLYVEKYGHPMLRARHLPFAIGRREVEQWLWCMERAIAAGDMPDELRVFLMERLRPLAGHMLNR
- a CDS encoding threonine synthase gives rise to the protein MTWSLHCSVCPYSQADGSRLASLCPDCGQPLMVSYAKPVSRSAVGTDASLWRYRAALPLLDTEQPVSLGEGMTPQVELPHLAREIGVRRLWVKDEGINPTASFKARGLMMAVTRAKHLGLPGVCVPTAGNAGIALAAYAAAAQMPCRIYAPDTTPPPILGSIRALGADLQTVPGHIGDAGKATMAFAKESGYFNVATVREPYRVEGMKTMGYEVADQLGWRLPDAIVYPTGGGEGTIGIWKAINEMIGWGWLPADTAKPRMFIAQAAGCAPLVRAFAAGEEKATPWENPSTHASGLRVPGPLGDRLTLKALRESKGDAEAVSEERIKASTFLLASRSGIDAAPEGGAALEATRQLVSSGRLAADAEVVVFNTGSGASYRW